One Sebastes umbrosus isolate fSebUmb1 chromosome 6, fSebUmb1.pri, whole genome shotgun sequence DNA window includes the following coding sequences:
- the LOC119489320 gene encoding uncharacterized protein LOC119489320 isoform X2: MAVQVSAVLLLLGLSAGLGLSAGPGLSSPGSGPDSERGRMELRRVRSLAAQPRYGGCWARAVEHLDTRCRDMTSESQSQIALSFTFCHLSSSGRDFPSCPEGSEVSRCTGGMDAVAFNTYTEFFTHTHSICHFLQSEAWHSRAENTMHRLTESSAGVADQLQSTRQMAEDLIDAQTAALEAQQEILNNGEELRVTLRDSTQGLRSVFSELSSVSREQQVVLSELFNRVSFLHSFLLMESHSLSSCCYNAAALCTSFLLTSTRRSSRARLVLLSLVCLNFYLERKINQFVMNSDSPEHQQMELVSVYVSVLRRFMVCVGVCVLLCVYVGYRDPFQQSLQQLRETQSSLQEVLQQAESLAELQKKNQLTVKRRSESRGREEALRRRQEIIKEEEKEEVEEEEELCSTLVSPTTEDPDLSHLSHIGQYLSHMSVSNCLTSDGVLTVFSAVQ; encoded by the exons ATGGCGGTTCAGGTGTCcgcggtgctgctgctgcttggacTCTCAGCGGGTCTCGGTCTCTCTGCGGGCCCCGGACTCTCGTCTCCCGGTTCCGGTCCGGACTCTGAGCGCGGCCGGATGGAGCTGCGTCGCGTGCGGAGCCTCGCCGCTCAGCCCAGGTACGGAGGATGTTGGGCTCGAGCTGTGGAGCACCTGGACACGCGCTGCAGGGACATGACGTCAGAGAGCCAGAGCCAGATCGCGCTGAGTTTCACCTTCTGTCACCTGAGCAG CTCAGGCAGggatttcccatcatgccctgaggggtcagaggtcagcaggtGTACAGGTGGTATGGATGCTGTGGCCTTTAACACCTATACCGAGTTCTTCACCCACACTCACTCCATCTGTCACTTCCTGCAGTCTGAAGCCTGGCATAGCCGAGCTGAGAACACCATGCACAG GTTAACAGAGAGTTCAGCAGGTGTCGCTGACCAGCTTCAGTCCACCAGGCAGATGGCTGAGGATCTAATTGATGCCCAGACTGCTGCCTTAGAGGCACAACAAGAGATCCTGAACAACGGCGAGGAGCTGAGAGTCACCCTGAGAGACTCTACCCAGG gtcTGCGGTCGGTGTTCTCGGAGCTCAGCAGTGTCTCCAGAGAGCAGCAGGTGGTTTTGTCTGAACTCTTCAACAGAGTTTCTTTCCTGCACAGTTTCCTGCTGATGGAGTCTCACAGTCTGAGCTCCTGCTGCTACAacgctgctgctctctgcaccTCCTTCCTGCTCACCTCCACCCGCCGCTCCTCCAGAGCCAG GTTGGTGTTGTTGAGTCTGGTGTGTTTAAATTTCTACCTGGAGAGGAAGATCAACCAGTTTGTGATGAACTCTGATTCTCCTGAACACCAACAAATG gagctggtcagtgtgtatgtgagtgtgttgcGGCGCTTCATGGTGTGTGTTGGAGTGTgtgtcctgctgtgtgtgtatgttgggtACAGAGACCCCTTCCAGCAGAGtctgcagcagctcagagagACTCAGAGTAGCCTGCAGGAGGTGCTGCAGCAGGCAG agtCTTTGGCGGAGCTACAGAAGAAGAATCAGCTGACTGTGAAG aggaggtcagagagtagaggaagagaggaggcgctgaggaggagacaggagataataaaagaagaagaaaaagaagaagtggaggaggaggaggagctctgCAGCACGTTGGTGTCTCCAACCACAGAGGACCCagacctgtctcacctgtctcacatTGGTCAGTACCTGTCTCACATGTCGGTCAGTAACTGTCTCACATCG GATGGAGTACTGACAGTATTCTCAGCAGTACAGTGA
- the mecp2 gene encoding methyl-CpG-binding protein 2 isoform X1, which produces MLITEHAVRLSLLEDFHSVALSLHEKKPRLWSITVISDVMLTCTSSFFHREEGEEGPVDPQPPSRERDRSRSKTKKARRERRHADRGAETTASVPQQQTGAEPQTQASEPVAGPSEPGSESVAGSESAGSPRQRRSVIRDRGPLYDDPSLPEGWTRKLKQRKSGRSAGKFDVYLINSEGKAFRSKVELIAYFQKVGDTTTDPNDFDFTVTGRGSPSRREKRPPKKPKVVKPSGRGRGRPKGSGKMRQATEGVAMKRVVEKTPGKLLVKMPFGKAESSTGTTSTASKVVSPTLVPKARPGRKRKSEQELPTSPQTTPKKRGRKPASASASAASSVATASTPVASTSSSSTAGSYAAAAILAAEAKRRAAKESSTKQVVQDTALPIKKRKTRETVEERESVQTPAATPTETERRVSVEVEAGKGEGASTSEPQPAPSEQSQSQSQKQPTASDESQPQGHKAHKGRKHKEKMGIAAGDVKSRGEEEDEDVGDKGGEGGGGGRSSSSSSSISPSKSHKRKDRPPHKHHHHHHHHHHHRHQHSSASTLDQPTPPPPPPPPPPPPPPPAPSSQSRPEVKPQTVPQPTTQQLQHTQQAPPRPQSKSAPQSPPEPRHPPPQPRHPPQPRSQQHPQTQSLSQPQAQPRYPASQPSPTRHVLPQPRSQQPSPQIHSQTQASPQKAQSQPVHSPAQHQTQLQAQHAPPQSHPPQSPSILHVHPPQTRHPHSQTQSPTVLQAQTQPRHPFQPQTQLKQQSQPQPRQSLQPQLQPQARIPAQLQTQLQLRTPTQIQPQSQPRTLAQTQHQPQSRTPAQTQHQPQSRTPAQTQHQPQSRTPAQTQPLSRPRTPTQTPPQPQFRTPAQTQPQPQSRTPAQTQPQPQSRTPAQTQSQPQSKTPGQTQPQPQSRTPAQTQPQPQSRTPGQSQPQPQSRTSAQPHLQPRHQAQPQPQMRHPSQDQPQTQYRPQPRQSLSQPRPPQSQSQAQPHFQRIQTQPHPQPHPQLTRPHSQHLSSHRPSPSLTRTNLVPAQQNQSEQPQDLSTTRPSRGSVLPSREVGVEGVRMEGRGEPAMTSESREVLGGERGSNSNSRPPSSMPSGPPGVAGAGVGLVPGADGRARLRVEPEAAGEGRELRDIVPQSTVPCPSREETVESRTAVSERVS; this is translated from the exons ATGTTAATAACAGAGCACGCCGTCAGACTGTCTCTCCTGGAGGATTTTCATAGTGTTGCACTCAGTTTACATGAAAAGAAACCCCGCCTATGGTCAATCACTGTCATCAGTGATGTAATGTTAACATGCACGTCATCTTTTTTCCACagggaggagggtgaggagggcCCCGTCGACCCCCAGCCCccctccagagagagagacaggtctCGCAGTAAGACCAAGAAGGCCCGCAGGGAGCGTCGCCATGCCGACCGGGGGGCGGAGACCACAGCCTCTGTGCCGCAGCAACAGACGGGGGCGGAGCCACAGACCCAG GCGTCGGAGCCGGTGGCGGGCCCCTCAGAGCCAGGGTCAGAGTCCGTGGCCGGCAGTGAGTCTGCAGGTTCTCCCAGGCAGCGGCGCTCTGTCATCCGGGACCGCGGACCGCTGTACGACGACCCGTCACTGCCTGAAGGCTGGACCCGCAAACTCAAACAGAGGAAGTCTGGACGCTCTGCGGGGAAGTTTGATGTCTACCTGATCAA CTCGGAGGGAAAAGCATTTCGTTCCAAGGTGGAACTTATCGCCTACTTCCAGAAGGTCGGCGACACGACCACCGACCCCAACGATTTTGATTTCACTGTCACCGGACGTGGAAGCCCCTCCCGCCGTGAGAAGCGTCCCCCCAAGAAACCCAAGGTGGTGAAACCATCAGGACGGGGCCGGGGGCGGCCCAAAG gcaGTGGGAAGATGCGGCAGGCTACGGAGGGCGTAGCTATGAAACGTGTGGTTGAGAAAACTCCGGGCAAACTGCTGGTCAAGATGCCCTTCGGCAAGGCAGAATCCTCCACTGGCACCACCTCCACTGCCTCAAAG GTGGTGTCTCCGACCCTCGTGCCCAAGGCCCGTCCCGGCAGAAAGAGGAAATCAGAACAGGAACTTCCGACCTCACCACAGACCACCCCCAAGAAACGGGGCAGGAAaccagcctcagcctcagcctcagcagcATCATCAGTTGCCACAGCATCCACCCCTGTGGCATCAACCTCTAGTAGCTCAACAGCTGGGAGCTACGCTGCAGCTGCCATTTTAGCTGCGGAGGCCAAACGAAGAGCAGCCAAGGAGTCTTCCACCAAACAAGTCGTCCAGGACACAGCCCTGCCAATCAAAAAACGCAAAACGAGAGAGacagtggaggagagggagagcgtTCAGACTCCAGCCGCTACACCAACTGAGACTGAAAGAAGGGTCTCTGTAGAGGTGGAGGCAGGTAAAGGAGAGGGAGCGTCAACCTCAGAACCTCAGCCTGCCCCCTCTGAGCAGAGTCAGTCACAATCACAGAAGCAGCCCACTGCTTCAGATGAAAGCCAACCACAGGGACACAAGGCGCATAAAGGGAGGAAGCACAAGGAGAAAATGGGAATAGCAGCAGGAGATGTaaaaagcagaggagaggaagaagatgaggatgTAGGTGataagggaggagagggaggaggtggaggaagaagtagcagcagcagcagtagcattAGCCCATCAAAAAGCCACAAAAGGAAGGACCGGCCGCCTCACaaacaccaccatcatcaccaccaccatcatcatcatcgccacCAACATTCCTCTGCCTCCACATTGGATCagcctactcctcctcctccgcctcctcctcctcctccacctcctcctcctccagcacccTCCAGCCAGTCCAGGCCTGAAGTCAAGCCCCAGACTGTGCCTCAGCCCACCACCCAACAATTGCAGCACACCCAGCAAGCTCCTCCCAGACCACAATCCAAGTCTGCCCCTCAGTCCCCGCCTGAACCTCGGCATCCTCCCCCTCAACCACGGCACCCACCTCAACCCCGTTCCCAGCAGCATCCCCAGACCCAGTCTCTCAGTCAGCCTCAAGCCCAGCCTCGATACCCAGCATCCCAGCCCTCTCCTACCAGGCATGTCTTGCCCCAGCCACGGTCCCAACAACCCTCACCCCAAATCCACAGTCAGACCCAGGCCTCCCCCCAAAAAGCCCAATCACAGCCTGTCCACTCCCCAGCCCAGCACCAAACCCAGCTTCAGGCTCAGCATGCTCCACCACAGTCACATCCTCCTCAGTCCCCATCCATCCTGCATGTTCATCCGCCCCAAACAAGGCACCCGCATTCCCAAACCCAGTCTCCCACAGTACTCCAAGCTCAAACCCAGCCCAGGCACCCGTTTCAACCCCAAACCCAGCTCAAACAACAATCTCAACCCCAGCCCCGGCAGTCACTGCAGCCTCAACTCCAACCCCAGGCCAGGATCCCAGCCCAACTTCAGACTCAACTGCAGCTCAGAACCCCGACCCAAATACAACCTCAATCCCAGCCCAGGACCCTAGCCCAAACTCAGCATCAACCCCAATCCAGGACCCCAGCCCAAACTCAGCATCAACCCCAATCCAGGACCCCAGCCCAAACTCAGCATCAACCCCAATCCAGGACCCCAGCCCAAACGCAACCTCTATCCCGGCCTAGGACCCCAACCCAAACCCCACCTCAACCCCAGTTCAGGACCCCAGCTCAAACTCAGCCTCAACCACAGTCAAGGACCCCAGCTCAAACTCAGCCTCAACCACAGTCAAGGACCCCAGCTCAAACTCAGTCTCAACCACAGTCAAAGACCCCAGGCCAAACTCAGCCTCAACCACAGTCCAGGACCCCAGCCCAAACACAGCCTCAACCCCAGTCCAGGACCCCAGGCCAATCTCAGCCTCAACCCCAGTCCAGGACCTCAGCCCAACCTCACCTGCAACCCAGACATCAAGCGCAGCCCCAACCACAGATGAGGCACCCATCGCAAGACCAACCCCAGACTCAATACAGACCGCAACCCAGACAGTCTCTCTCCCAGCCAAGGCCACCCCAGTCCCAGTCCCAAGCACAACCACATTTTCAGCGGATTCAAACACAGCCACACCCCCAGCCCCACCCTCAGCTCACCAGGCCCCATTCGCAGCACCTCTCATCCCACCGACCATCTCCCAGCCTAACCAGGACCAACCTGGTCCCTGCCCAGCAGAACCAGAGCGAACAGCCCCAAGATCTGAGCACCACACGGCCCAGCCGAGGAAGCGTGCTGCCGAGCCGAGAGGTCGGTGTGGAAGGCGTCAGAATGGAAGGGAGAGGGGAGCCGGCCATGACATCTGAAAGCAGAGAGGTTttaggaggagaaagagggtcAAACAGCAACTCCAGGCCTCCCAGCTCCATGCCTTCTGGACCTCCAGGAGTAGCCGGGGCTGGGGTCGGTCTTGTTCCTGGGGCAGATGGAAGGGCTAGGCTCCGGGTGGAGCCAGAGGCAGCAGGTGAGGGCAGAGAGCTCAGAGACATCGTACCCCAGTCTACCGTCCCCTGTCCCAGCCGAGAAGAAACCGTAGAGTCACGGACTGCCGTCAGCGAAAGAGTCAGCTGA
- the mecp2 gene encoding methyl-CpG-binding protein 2 isoform X2 translates to MAAVESGEERLEEGEEGPVDPQPPSRERDRSRSKTKKARRERRHADRGAETTASVPQQQTGAEPQTQASEPVAGPSEPGSESVAGSESAGSPRQRRSVIRDRGPLYDDPSLPEGWTRKLKQRKSGRSAGKFDVYLINSEGKAFRSKVELIAYFQKVGDTTTDPNDFDFTVTGRGSPSRREKRPPKKPKVVKPSGRGRGRPKGSGKMRQATEGVAMKRVVEKTPGKLLVKMPFGKAESSTGTTSTASKVVSPTLVPKARPGRKRKSEQELPTSPQTTPKKRGRKPASASASAASSVATASTPVASTSSSSTAGSYAAAAILAAEAKRRAAKESSTKQVVQDTALPIKKRKTRETVEERESVQTPAATPTETERRVSVEVEAGKGEGASTSEPQPAPSEQSQSQSQKQPTASDESQPQGHKAHKGRKHKEKMGIAAGDVKSRGEEEDEDVGDKGGEGGGGGRSSSSSSSISPSKSHKRKDRPPHKHHHHHHHHHHHRHQHSSASTLDQPTPPPPPPPPPPPPPPPAPSSQSRPEVKPQTVPQPTTQQLQHTQQAPPRPQSKSAPQSPPEPRHPPPQPRHPPQPRSQQHPQTQSLSQPQAQPRYPASQPSPTRHVLPQPRSQQPSPQIHSQTQASPQKAQSQPVHSPAQHQTQLQAQHAPPQSHPPQSPSILHVHPPQTRHPHSQTQSPTVLQAQTQPRHPFQPQTQLKQQSQPQPRQSLQPQLQPQARIPAQLQTQLQLRTPTQIQPQSQPRTLAQTQHQPQSRTPAQTQHQPQSRTPAQTQHQPQSRTPAQTQPLSRPRTPTQTPPQPQFRTPAQTQPQPQSRTPAQTQPQPQSRTPAQTQSQPQSKTPGQTQPQPQSRTPAQTQPQPQSRTPGQSQPQPQSRTSAQPHLQPRHQAQPQPQMRHPSQDQPQTQYRPQPRQSLSQPRPPQSQSQAQPHFQRIQTQPHPQPHPQLTRPHSQHLSSHRPSPSLTRTNLVPAQQNQSEQPQDLSTTRPSRGSVLPSREVGVEGVRMEGRGEPAMTSESREVLGGERGSNSNSRPPSSMPSGPPGVAGAGVGLVPGADGRARLRVEPEAAGEGRELRDIVPQSTVPCPSREETVESRTAVSERVS, encoded by the exons atggccGCCGTGGAGAGCGGAGAGGAGAGACT ggaggagggtgaggagggcCCCGTCGACCCCCAGCCCccctccagagagagagacaggtctCGCAGTAAGACCAAGAAGGCCCGCAGGGAGCGTCGCCATGCCGACCGGGGGGCGGAGACCACAGCCTCTGTGCCGCAGCAACAGACGGGGGCGGAGCCACAGACCCAG GCGTCGGAGCCGGTGGCGGGCCCCTCAGAGCCAGGGTCAGAGTCCGTGGCCGGCAGTGAGTCTGCAGGTTCTCCCAGGCAGCGGCGCTCTGTCATCCGGGACCGCGGACCGCTGTACGACGACCCGTCACTGCCTGAAGGCTGGACCCGCAAACTCAAACAGAGGAAGTCTGGACGCTCTGCGGGGAAGTTTGATGTCTACCTGATCAA CTCGGAGGGAAAAGCATTTCGTTCCAAGGTGGAACTTATCGCCTACTTCCAGAAGGTCGGCGACACGACCACCGACCCCAACGATTTTGATTTCACTGTCACCGGACGTGGAAGCCCCTCCCGCCGTGAGAAGCGTCCCCCCAAGAAACCCAAGGTGGTGAAACCATCAGGACGGGGCCGGGGGCGGCCCAAAG gcaGTGGGAAGATGCGGCAGGCTACGGAGGGCGTAGCTATGAAACGTGTGGTTGAGAAAACTCCGGGCAAACTGCTGGTCAAGATGCCCTTCGGCAAGGCAGAATCCTCCACTGGCACCACCTCCACTGCCTCAAAG GTGGTGTCTCCGACCCTCGTGCCCAAGGCCCGTCCCGGCAGAAAGAGGAAATCAGAACAGGAACTTCCGACCTCACCACAGACCACCCCCAAGAAACGGGGCAGGAAaccagcctcagcctcagcctcagcagcATCATCAGTTGCCACAGCATCCACCCCTGTGGCATCAACCTCTAGTAGCTCAACAGCTGGGAGCTACGCTGCAGCTGCCATTTTAGCTGCGGAGGCCAAACGAAGAGCAGCCAAGGAGTCTTCCACCAAACAAGTCGTCCAGGACACAGCCCTGCCAATCAAAAAACGCAAAACGAGAGAGacagtggaggagagggagagcgtTCAGACTCCAGCCGCTACACCAACTGAGACTGAAAGAAGGGTCTCTGTAGAGGTGGAGGCAGGTAAAGGAGAGGGAGCGTCAACCTCAGAACCTCAGCCTGCCCCCTCTGAGCAGAGTCAGTCACAATCACAGAAGCAGCCCACTGCTTCAGATGAAAGCCAACCACAGGGACACAAGGCGCATAAAGGGAGGAAGCACAAGGAGAAAATGGGAATAGCAGCAGGAGATGTaaaaagcagaggagaggaagaagatgaggatgTAGGTGataagggaggagagggaggaggtggaggaagaagtagcagcagcagcagtagcattAGCCCATCAAAAAGCCACAAAAGGAAGGACCGGCCGCCTCACaaacaccaccatcatcaccaccaccatcatcatcatcgccacCAACATTCCTCTGCCTCCACATTGGATCagcctactcctcctcctccgcctcctcctcctcctccacctcctcctcctccagcacccTCCAGCCAGTCCAGGCCTGAAGTCAAGCCCCAGACTGTGCCTCAGCCCACCACCCAACAATTGCAGCACACCCAGCAAGCTCCTCCCAGACCACAATCCAAGTCTGCCCCTCAGTCCCCGCCTGAACCTCGGCATCCTCCCCCTCAACCACGGCACCCACCTCAACCCCGTTCCCAGCAGCATCCCCAGACCCAGTCTCTCAGTCAGCCTCAAGCCCAGCCTCGATACCCAGCATCCCAGCCCTCTCCTACCAGGCATGTCTTGCCCCAGCCACGGTCCCAACAACCCTCACCCCAAATCCACAGTCAGACCCAGGCCTCCCCCCAAAAAGCCCAATCACAGCCTGTCCACTCCCCAGCCCAGCACCAAACCCAGCTTCAGGCTCAGCATGCTCCACCACAGTCACATCCTCCTCAGTCCCCATCCATCCTGCATGTTCATCCGCCCCAAACAAGGCACCCGCATTCCCAAACCCAGTCTCCCACAGTACTCCAAGCTCAAACCCAGCCCAGGCACCCGTTTCAACCCCAAACCCAGCTCAAACAACAATCTCAACCCCAGCCCCGGCAGTCACTGCAGCCTCAACTCCAACCCCAGGCCAGGATCCCAGCCCAACTTCAGACTCAACTGCAGCTCAGAACCCCGACCCAAATACAACCTCAATCCCAGCCCAGGACCCTAGCCCAAACTCAGCATCAACCCCAATCCAGGACCCCAGCCCAAACTCAGCATCAACCCCAATCCAGGACCCCAGCCCAAACTCAGCATCAACCCCAATCCAGGACCCCAGCCCAAACGCAACCTCTATCCCGGCCTAGGACCCCAACCCAAACCCCACCTCAACCCCAGTTCAGGACCCCAGCTCAAACTCAGCCTCAACCACAGTCAAGGACCCCAGCTCAAACTCAGCCTCAACCACAGTCAAGGACCCCAGCTCAAACTCAGTCTCAACCACAGTCAAAGACCCCAGGCCAAACTCAGCCTCAACCACAGTCCAGGACCCCAGCCCAAACACAGCCTCAACCCCAGTCCAGGACCCCAGGCCAATCTCAGCCTCAACCCCAGTCCAGGACCTCAGCCCAACCTCACCTGCAACCCAGACATCAAGCGCAGCCCCAACCACAGATGAGGCACCCATCGCAAGACCAACCCCAGACTCAATACAGACCGCAACCCAGACAGTCTCTCTCCCAGCCAAGGCCACCCCAGTCCCAGTCCCAAGCACAACCACATTTTCAGCGGATTCAAACACAGCCACACCCCCAGCCCCACCCTCAGCTCACCAGGCCCCATTCGCAGCACCTCTCATCCCACCGACCATCTCCCAGCCTAACCAGGACCAACCTGGTCCCTGCCCAGCAGAACCAGAGCGAACAGCCCCAAGATCTGAGCACCACACGGCCCAGCCGAGGAAGCGTGCTGCCGAGCCGAGAGGTCGGTGTGGAAGGCGTCAGAATGGAAGGGAGAGGGGAGCCGGCCATGACATCTGAAAGCAGAGAGGTTttaggaggagaaagagggtcAAACAGCAACTCCAGGCCTCCCAGCTCCATGCCTTCTGGACCTCCAGGAGTAGCCGGGGCTGGGGTCGGTCTTGTTCCTGGGGCAGATGGAAGGGCTAGGCTCCGGGTGGAGCCAGAGGCAGCAGGTGAGGGCAGAGAGCTCAGAGACATCGTACCCCAGTCTACCGTCCCCTGTCCCAGCCGAGAAGAAACCGTAGAGTCACGGACTGCCGTCAGCGAAAGAGTCAGCTGA
- the LOC119489320 gene encoding uncharacterized protein LOC119489320 isoform X1, protein MAVQVSAVLLLLGLSAGLGLSAGPGLSSPGSGPDSERGRMELRRVRSLAAQPRYGGCWARAVEHLDTRCRDMTSESQSQIALSFTFCHLSSSGRDFPSCPEGSEVSRCTGGMDAVAFNTYTEFFTHTHSICHFLQSEAWHSRAENTMHRLTESSAGVADQLQSTRQMAEDLIDAQTAALEAQQEILNNGEELRVTLRDSTQGLRSVFSELSSVSREQQVVLSELFNRVSFLHSFLLMESHSLSSCCYNAAALCTSFLLTSTRRSSRARLVLLSLVCLNFYLERKINQFVMNSDSPEHQQMELVSVYVSVLRRFMVCVGVCVLLCVYVGYRDPFQQSLQQLRETQSSLQEVLQQAESLAELQKKNQLTVKRRSESRGREEALRRRQEIIKEEEKEEVEEEEELCSTLVSPTTEDPDLSHLSHIGWSTDSILSSTVNSSAADITLQQNITHNASVQSPTTQNASVSAGRRRRRSSVSSPLVYSILVEDKQPRYSLRSRRSETH, encoded by the exons ATGGCGGTTCAGGTGTCcgcggtgctgctgctgcttggacTCTCAGCGGGTCTCGGTCTCTCTGCGGGCCCCGGACTCTCGTCTCCCGGTTCCGGTCCGGACTCTGAGCGCGGCCGGATGGAGCTGCGTCGCGTGCGGAGCCTCGCCGCTCAGCCCAGGTACGGAGGATGTTGGGCTCGAGCTGTGGAGCACCTGGACACGCGCTGCAGGGACATGACGTCAGAGAGCCAGAGCCAGATCGCGCTGAGTTTCACCTTCTGTCACCTGAGCAG CTCAGGCAGggatttcccatcatgccctgaggggtcagaggtcagcaggtGTACAGGTGGTATGGATGCTGTGGCCTTTAACACCTATACCGAGTTCTTCACCCACACTCACTCCATCTGTCACTTCCTGCAGTCTGAAGCCTGGCATAGCCGAGCTGAGAACACCATGCACAG GTTAACAGAGAGTTCAGCAGGTGTCGCTGACCAGCTTCAGTCCACCAGGCAGATGGCTGAGGATCTAATTGATGCCCAGACTGCTGCCTTAGAGGCACAACAAGAGATCCTGAACAACGGCGAGGAGCTGAGAGTCACCCTGAGAGACTCTACCCAGG gtcTGCGGTCGGTGTTCTCGGAGCTCAGCAGTGTCTCCAGAGAGCAGCAGGTGGTTTTGTCTGAACTCTTCAACAGAGTTTCTTTCCTGCACAGTTTCCTGCTGATGGAGTCTCACAGTCTGAGCTCCTGCTGCTACAacgctgctgctctctgcaccTCCTTCCTGCTCACCTCCACCCGCCGCTCCTCCAGAGCCAG GTTGGTGTTGTTGAGTCTGGTGTGTTTAAATTTCTACCTGGAGAGGAAGATCAACCAGTTTGTGATGAACTCTGATTCTCCTGAACACCAACAAATG gagctggtcagtgtgtatgtgagtgtgttgcGGCGCTTCATGGTGTGTGTTGGAGTGTgtgtcctgctgtgtgtgtatgttgggtACAGAGACCCCTTCCAGCAGAGtctgcagcagctcagagagACTCAGAGTAGCCTGCAGGAGGTGCTGCAGCAGGCAG agtCTTTGGCGGAGCTACAGAAGAAGAATCAGCTGACTGTGAAG aggaggtcagagagtagaggaagagaggaggcgctgaggaggagacaggagataataaaagaagaagaaaaagaagaagtggaggaggaggaggagctctgCAGCACGTTGGTGTCTCCAACCACAGAGGACCCagacctgtctcacctgtctcacatTG GATGGAGTACTGACAGTATTCTCAGCAGTACAGTGAACAGCTCAGCGGCTGACATCACCCTGCAGCAAAACATAACCCACAATGCCTCAGTTCAGAGTCCCACTACCCAGAATGCCTCAGTGAGTGCAGGTAGGCGCCGTCGTcgctcctccgtctcctccccTCTGGTCTACAGCATCCTGGTGGAGGACAAACAG CCTCGGTACAGCCTGAGGAGCAGAAGATCAGAGACTCACTGA